Below is a genomic region from Onychostoma macrolepis isolate SWU-2019 chromosome 15, ASM1243209v1, whole genome shotgun sequence.
AgatatcacattttaaaaaccttCCTTTTAGCACAACTGAAGTAAACAGACCAGTGGGATGGACAGTAGATCGATGTGGAGGATAAAGATAAAGACACAAATGAGagaaacaaaaattacataatGGGCCAAACTGCAGTGGATGAGGTCATCTGCAGCACTGCCTGGAAAATGCATGTCATCGTGATAGGATCACCTAAACTGAGATCATTGAGACATCTGTCATCTACAATCTAATATTCATTTCTTTCCAAACGATCCAGAAGTACACTTCAGCATACACATGAAATGGATTATGGAAAGTATCTCAAAAAAGTTCTCAGCTGGTGGGTTATCATACCCCAAAATGTGTCAATTCTCTTCTGCTATGGTTATGGACAGAAGGGGAAACAGTGCTAAATGCAACTAATAGCACAACTTAAAGGGTAAGTTTGCTGATTATCAACCAGCCTTGTACTTTTACAATGTTTGGTAGTATAAGTAAATGaacaatgtattatttttctgtGATACCTGCACCAAGACTTCCATATTTATTTCTCAGCAAAAGACTTCAGCATAAGCTTTCTGTGAAAACTACAGACCGtactttagcatttttttttttttatccccaCCCACAGATAGTCTAATTAAGCCCAGTGCAGTATGGGTGTTGACATTTTCCTACATTTCTTTCTCTAATCATGTagcaccacaaaaaaaaaaaaaaatttataatgtttatatatttcatgGACAGCCAGCTTTTGTTAAAACCCCATCTTGCcagcattaataaaaaaaaaaaaaaggttttaaaaggAAGGAGAAAATATAAACTAATATGAAAAGCTAGCTAAATTAGGCAGATGCAAAACTAAGTAGGATAAAAAGAAGCAAAGTCATACTTTGTTAAATGCTGTTGTTAGCTCCACTAAACTCTTATTTATATGTTgtgcatttattataattataattaatacaatatatGTGTTTGCTGCATGTGTTAGTGACAGAAGAGTGACagaatgacagtaaagacaattaTAATTTTACTATAGATtgtgatgttgaaaattcagctttgccatcacaggaataaaatacattttaaaatatattcgaATAGAAGTTATTTGaatagttatttcaaattgtaataatattttacagtcttactgTTTAACTATATTCTGATCAAATAAGTGCAactttgatgagcataagagacttctttcaaaacatttaaaaacatcttattgactccaaacttttgaacggtagtgtatatttatgaTCATATAAGAAACTGTATGTTTTGAGTTAAAACCACTCACAGTCAGTAAACAGACAGTTCTCATGACCAGTAGGTGTTAAACACTCACTGTTGTCCAGAGTGATGAGAAAGATCCTCTGGATCATGTGGTTGACGTTGAGCTGCTCGCAGAGCTCCTGTCGTGAGCGGAAAGATCGGCTGATCTCTGCCACTGAGTCATCATTGTCATCAATGCTGTCTGACACAGAGTTGTCTGACTCAGACTGGCTCTCTCCTGAATCTACAGCTGTAGGGAAACACAATTACAAAGTGCCATTAAAATTAATGCCATCCTGCAAGTAGACCGCCGCTTATTACCAAGACCTTACATTGTTGCTCAGCTTGACACCGTTGCTTTTGGCCGGATGCAAACTGTTTTGCGTCAGCGAGGGAACTAAAGAGAGCTGCGAAGGGGTTTTGTGAGATGTTCTGATTGTTATTGCCCTGGTCTGTCATTTCCCTGGAGCACGTCCTCCATCAACAGGTGTTTTAACAGCCTGTAGGGAAAAAATGTGTGAATTAGAGCCAGTATCTAATCCAAGTCCCAAGACCAGCCAAGATCCATCTAGGTAAATCATAAAGTCCATCTGGAAAAACTACATTTAAGTGCAAGATGACTCACAATAACGATTTATTTGCTCTTCTGATGAGTCATTAATGAACATGAATTGATTAATTCACCTGTGAGTCATATTCAAGCAACAGGAAAGCACAACACATCAATAATGACCTCACAATAACCAGCATGACTGCAAATTAGTGTGAAGTATGCTAACTTGCTACACATACGTGTCATATAATCGCTGCAGTGAATCAGACTACAACAGACACTAAGAGGTCTTAAAAGATGTGCAATGAATGTAAACCTAGATAAACATGAGCTGTATAGCTGTCAAAGACACTGACAGATCTCCTTGCTAGCTGTCAGGTGTCTTAAGCTAGCTGAGTAACTAGCAACAACACGCTTAGTAACTGACAGCGGGCTGGTAATGTTCCTAAAACACAGCAACTCAAggcaacataaaataaataatacattaaatagcAGAATTACGTTGAAATATATCAACGCAGATGCATGCCATACCAAGTTTTGCGTTGAAATGTGGAAAACCCGATGTGATCCAGTCCAACAGATCCAGAAGCTACCCTCTGCGTGACGTCATCAGAAGTGGACGAGACATAGTCggctgtttctttttttttcttttttttttaaattcttttctGTAGTTCAAAGTCTTGTCAGGTATCTAGGCTGTAAACAGTCAGGTGTAGCAGACGACAAAACCGTATCGTTGGAATGGCTCTGGAAGTTTTTCATAAAGATGAGACTTTGCAAATGCGCAGGAAGCTGATTGGGTAAGTTGGATCAAATACTACACGTCGCGCTTTTATAAGGCCTGGTGTTGTTTTTGATTTGATAAATGCACGTTATTAAACCGTTGTTTGGATTAAATACTCTTTCTGTTGTATTTTCAGGCAGTCCTGCAGACTCTTTTTCTCCCATGATCCCGTGAAAATAGTGAGAGCACGGGGTCAATATTTATATGATGAGAATGGCATGCAGTACTTAGATTGCATTAGTAATGTTCAACATGGTAAGGACATTTTGACATGCATGCTGCAGTATATAGggataatatatattatatatttaacagtttcaCATTATTATATAAAAGGGTCATAAGTGTcattacataattatatatatatatacatacatacatacatacatacatacatacacatgaggtgcatctcaatgaattagaatgtcgtggaaaagttcatttatttcagtaattcaactcaaattgtgaaactcgtgtattaaataaattcaatgcacacagactgaagcagtttaagtctttggttcttttaattttgatgattttggctcccatttaacaaaaacccaccaattcactatctcaacaaattagaatatggtgacatgccaatcagctaatcaactcaaaacacctgcaaaggtttcctgagccttcaaaatggtctctcagtttggttcactaggctacacaatcatggggaagactgctgatctgacagttgtccagaagacaatcattgacacccttcacaaggagggtaagccacaaacattcattgccaaagaagctggctgttcacagagtgctgtatccaagcatgttaacagaaagttgagtggaatgaggattgtcaagcaaaatcgattcaagaattttggtgaacttcacaaggaatggactgaggctggggtcaaggcatcaagagccaccacacacagacgtgtcaaggaatttggctacagttgtggtattcctcttgttaagccactcctgaaccacagacaacgtcagaggcgtcttacctgggctaaggagaagaagaactggactgttgcccagtggtccaaagtcctcttttcagatgagagcaagttttgtatttcatttggaaaccaaggtcctagagtctggaggaagggtggagaagctcatagcccaagttgcttgaagtccagtgttaagtttccacagtctgtgatgatttggggtgcaatgtcatctgctggtgttggtccattgtgttttttgaaaaccaaagtcactgcacccgtttaccaagaaattttggagcacttcatgcttccttctgctgaccagctttttaaagatgctgatttcattttccagcaggatttggcacctgcccacactgccaaaagcaccaaaagttggttaaatgaccatggtgttggtgtgcttgactggccaaaCTCACTCAAAAACAAACTcgccagacctgaaccccagagagaatctatggggtattgtcaagaggaaaatgagaaacaagagaccaaaaaaatgcagatgagctgaaggccactgtcaaagaaacctgggcttccatatcACCTCAGccgtgccacagactgatcacctccatgccacgccgaattgaggcagtaattaaagcaaaaggagcccctaccaagtattgagtacatacacagtatgaacatactttccagaaggccaacaattcactaaaaatgttttttttttattggttttatgaagtattctaatttgttgagatagtgaattggtgggtttttgttaaatgtgagccaaaatcatcacaattaaaagaaccaaagacttaaactacttcagtctgtgtgcattgaattcatttaatacacaagtttcacaatttgagttaaattactgaaataaatgaacttttccacgacattctaatttattgagatgcacctgtacatacgtgtgtgtgtgtgtgtgtgtgtataggtgtatatatatatatatatatatatacagtatatataaaatgtattatctttttttaagtTACATCCTTGCTAActtatattaaatgaaaaatcacATAAACTACTGTcaaaaggtttggggtcagtcagattttttttttatgttctctTCTAAAAGTCTCTTATGATCACCAAGACTGCAATTATTGAATCAGAAATAgtgtaaaacaataatattgagaaatattattacaatctaaaataaatattttctattttaatctttttaaatgtcatttattcctgtgatacaaagcAGAATCTTCGGCAGCCGTTACTCCAGTGTCaaataatccttcagaaatcattctataaGCTTATctggtgttcaagaaacatttcaactcattatcaatgttgaaatcaggtgttctgcttaatatttttgtggaaatcattaTATATGTAGCTGATTGCTAGTTGTGCTTCTCCTTGATGCCTATGGGGAAAGTAGCAACATGGGAACCTCAAAAGAGATTAGAAATTGAAATTATGATAATTATCAGGGGTACCCTGATAACCTTTgcaaaaaactgtaaaatatattccCTAACAGATCTACAACAATTCTGCCTGCATACCATAGTtaatgttactgtaataaaaccaTGACAAATTTTCGTAATATGTATACTTTTGGAAACGCAAATCAACTCTTGTCATCATCCCACTAAATTTTAAATAGGCTTTACAGAGCACTTAGAGGAAGTATCAAGTATCATGATGACTTATTTGATACATTTTGTCTTCGCAGTGGGACACTGTCACCCCAGCATCACTCAGGCCGCTGCTGCTCAGATGGATCTTCTTAATTCAAACACTAGATTCCTCCATGATAATATAGTTCTGTATGCAGATCGGCTGGCTGCCACTCTGCCGAAGAAACTTTgtgtcttttattttgtcaaCTCAGGGTAAGTAACTCTGATTATACAGTTTAAAAGAAATATTCTACAAAATtttgcacaatatttttattaagcagACTGTAAAATGGCAATATATGCATACCATACATGATAAATAACACAACCTATAATTATTCTACAAAATCTTATTTGGATTTTTGTCTTCTTCCGAAGATCAGAGGCTAATGATCTTGCCTTGAGACTGGCCCGTCAGTATACCCAACATCAGGATGTGATTGTGCTAGATCAGTAAGGTTTACCtaactttttaaatgtgaaattgtgAATAGTTATGATTCTTATATCAGTAGATAATGAAAAAATAGCTACATTAGACTTATTTTTGTGTCATGTTTACTTGCCTCTCCAGTGCATATCATGGACATCTCACCACACTCATCGACATCAGCCCGTACAAGTTCCGGAAATTGGAGGGCCAAAAAGAGTGGGTGCATGTGGTGTGTACAGGACATAGAAACAACTTTTAAACCAATAATTATGGCTCTTTGCTACATATCATTCATTCTTGCTTAAATACAAGGCACCTCTTCCTGATACATACCACGGTATCTACCGAGAAGATCATCCTGACCCAGGACAGGCTTATGCAGACACTGTGAAAAGTCTTATTGAAGAGGCACATAAGAAAGGCCACAAGGTATGGTAGGAAAAACAAAgttgttaaatgtttttctaaaatatacagATTTTccttcttaaagggacagttcacccaaaaaatactctcatcatgtcattccagatctgtatgactttctttcttgtgtgaaacacaaaagaagatattttaaatatatttcaatatttttgtccATGCGGTAAAAGTCAATGTgaccagtgttgttttggaccccattgaatTTCATTGAATTGACAAAGTCATATTAGTTGAGTAAATAAAGACAGaatgtacatttttgggtgaatgatCCCTTTAATTTTGTCCATAGATTTCATCTTTTTTTGCTGAGTCTTTACCCAGTGTTGGTGGCCAGATCATTTTCCCAAATGGTTATTGTAAAAGAGTAGCAGAGTAAGTCTCCTTGTCATTTTTGTAGTGACTTTACTCTTTATTCAGGAATTAAGCGACACGCAACATTGTATTTTTCCCCTCAGATACGTTCATGAAGCAGGAGGAGTTTATGTGGCAGATGAGATTCAGACTGGCTTTGGTCGTGTTGGGAATCATTTCTGGGCTTTTCAGCTTCAAGGTGAAGACTTCTGCCCTGACATTGTGACAATGGGCAAACCAATTGGCAATGGTCATCCTATTGCGTGTGTGGCCACTACAGAGGAAATAGCTGCTGCTTTCACAGCTAATGGTGTGGAGTACTTCAACACAGTGAGAACCATAATGCTTCTGTGATAATATATGTAGCTTTTACATCCTTTGAAgagtttaagtaaatatttaaccTTTTTGTCCCATGCAGTTTGGTGGTAACCCAGTATCATGTGCCATTGGTCTGGCAGTGTTGGATGTTATAGAGAAAGAAGACCTCAGAGGCAATGCTGTGCGTGTCGGAGGTCATCTTAAACAGCTCCTCCTTCAACTTCAGACAAAACATTCACTCATCGGAGATGTGCGGTAAGTTCTGAAAATCAGTCTTTATTGAGATCTTGTAAAATACTGTTGTAACATCATGCTGTAATCTCAAAGAAGAACATTAGCAGACATATCTTCTGTTCTTTTTTGCAGTGGTGTTGGACTGTTTATAGGTATGGAGCTAGTTAAAGACAAAGCGTCCAGAAAACCAGCATCAGAAGAAGCAGCACATCTTGTACGAAGGTACTGACAATTTCTGTTCTTTCTCAACTAGCTACAATTACCTGATAACCAACTGcccattttgatttattcagGCTGAAAAAGGAGCGTATAGTTATCAGCACTGATGGACCGTGGGACAGTGTCATCAAATTCAAACCTCCAATGTGCTTCAGTATTGAGGATGCTGAGAGAGTCTGTATATGCATTGACCAAATTCTCGGAGGTTGGTAGTAATTTGACAGTTAATTCAGCATGCGGTAACTGATTAATCtgacttattttaattttgtttaaaggggtggtttactgctttttttctttgcttgattgtgttatg
It encodes:
- the phykpl gene encoding 5-phosphohydroxy-L-lysine phospho-lyase — protein: MALEVFHKDETLQMRRKLIGQSCRLFFSHDPVKIVRARGQYLYDENGMQYLDCISNVQHVGHCHPSITQAAAAQMDLLNSNTRFLHDNIVLYADRLAATLPKKLCVFYFVNSGSEANDLALRLARQYTQHQDVIVLDHAYHGHLTTLIDISPYKFRKLEGQKEWVHVAPLPDTYHGIYREDHPDPGQAYADTVKSLIEEAHKKGHKISSFFAESLPSVGGQIIFPNGYCKRVAEYVHEAGGVYVADEIQTGFGRVGNHFWAFQLQGEDFCPDIVTMGKPIGNGHPIACVATTEEIAAAFTANGVEYFNTFGGNPVSCAIGLAVLDVIEKEDLRGNAVRVGGHLKQLLLQLQTKHSLIGDVRGVGLFIGMELVKDKASRKPASEEAAHLVRRLKKERIVISTDGPWDSVIKFKPPMCFSIEDAERVCICIDQILGELEDTHQKENCRS